One Helicoverpa zea isolate HzStark_Cry1AcR chromosome 11, ilHelZeax1.1, whole genome shotgun sequence genomic window carries:
- the LOC124634295 gene encoding peroxidase-like isoform X1, with protein MLFKRIIEGKSMLNANAKNISPEKCSRRRSECDGCSEHSTILEEMMKMVLLGVVLWAGVTFGSHVAPYPLNLILSTDIVHPPPMYDFPFPSAEMLKRLPPVTTLHTNRSIRISKLEVSMLQRLELNLQSAGILPSTGSVAQGLAIDGSVSENAMRYEKSSLTITKASQNLVYTRCRRYGLPNDECASFISTLNLRESEFGGECAALERFTCRTNKMSSKYRTFDGSCNNPVRSSWGQALTGYKRLLHPRYADGIEEPRRALSQKALPSARMVSTKLTDNLDVPNSDKTMALAIWSQFIYHDLVHTPVRKTIHTNQAIRCCGNDGFPLTPRYIHPSCMPISVPHDDPFYKSKYVTCMEYTRSVTTYRGDCTFGAAEQMNQATHFLDGSNIYGTDSWEAAALRERTGGLLKTSTIEEEEHLPLASNPTEKCLVESGSETCFNAGDARANTHPWLASMYSIWVREHNRIARGLATLNPGWNSDRLYHEARRIVIAELQHITYKSWLPALTGKAFDELYESYDTGYNSEIDPTITNSFATAGFHFVNSLLDKDIELVDGNNRVTPHRLMNNYYKPELVSQKGSLEKILRGMISQKSQGLDFNYDDDLRNQWLGGLDVLAVDVQRGRDHGLPGYTQYRALCGLPAVTSFQQLADVVPEETIDKLSKLYEQPGDIDLVIGMMAESPVPGSLLGPTAICIMREQLWRTKAGDRYFYSHQDESGKFTKRQLAEIKRASLARLICDNTPLDRIQKDAFQPVSVSNPVVPCEEIKKVNLEAWQAAAEQPDILTRTNNWLKNKVGSSGNSTK; from the exons ATGTTGTTTAAACGGATCATTGAAGGAAAGTCCATGTTGAACGCGAATGCCAAGAACATTTCGCCAGAGAAATGTTCTAGAAGGAGGTCGGAATGCGATGGATGTAGTGAACATTCCAC TATATTGGAAGAAATGATGAAGATGGTGTTGCTTGGTGTGGTGCTCTGGGCGGGAGTCACCTTTGGGAGTCATGTTGCTCCGTACCCCCTAAATCTTATATTATCAACTG ATATAGTTCATCCACCGCCAATGTATGATTTTCCATTTCCAAGCGCTGAAATGCTGAAGAGGTTACCACCTGTCACTACATTACATACGAACAGGTCGATAAGGATTAGCAAGCTGGAAGTATCGATGTTACAAAGATTAGAACTAAACTTGCAGTCGGCTGGTATCTTGCCCAGCACTGGCTCCGTTGCTCAAGGACTAGCGATCGACGGTTCCGTGTCAGAGAATGCTATGCGCTATGAGAAGTCTTCGTTGACCATTACGAAAGCGTCTCAGAATCTAGTCTACACAAGATGCCGAAG ATATGGTTTGCCTAATGATGAGTGTGCGAGTTTCATCAGTACGTTGAATTTGCGTGAGAGTGAGTTTGGTGGGGAGTGTGCTGCTCTTGAACGGTTCACATGTCGTACGAATAAGATGTCCTCGAAGTATCGTACGTTTGATGGCTCCTGCAACAACCCCGTAAGGTCTTCCTGGGGTCAGGCACTTACTGGATACAAACGTCTGCTGCACCCTAGATATGCTGACGGTATTGAAGAG CCGCGCCGTGCTCTAAGCCAGAAGGCTTTGCCTTCAGCTCGCATGGTCAGCACAAAGCTTACTGATAATCTGGACGTACCAAACAGCGACAAAACCATGGCTCTGGCTATCTGGAGTCAATTCATCTATCATGACCTGGTACACACTCCAGTCCGCAAAACAA TTCACACGAACCAAGCCATTCGATGCTGTGGGAACGACGGCTTCCCCTTGACTCCGAGGTACATCCACCCGAGCTGCATGCCTATCTCGGTGCCTCACGATGATCCATTCTACAAGTCGAAGTATGTCACCTGTATGGAATACACCCGGTCTGTCACCACGTATAGAGGAGACTGTACTTTTGGAGCTGCTGAACAG ATGAACCAAGCAACTCACTTCTTGGACGGCTCCAACATCTACGGTACGGATAGCTGGGAAGCTGCAGCCTTACGCGAGAGGACTGGTGGACTTCTGAAGACCTCTACCATTGAAGAGGAAGAACATCTGCCCCTGGCTTCCAATCCTACTGAGAAGTGCCTTGTGGAAAGCGGCTCCGAGACTTGCTTTAATGCTG gTGACGCTCGTGCCAACACACATCCTTGGCTGGCTAGTATGTACTCCATCTGGGTGAGGGAACACAACCGCATCGCCCGTGGCTTGGCCACTCTCAACCCTGGCTGGAATTCCGACCGGCTGTACCACGAGGCTAGGCGAATTGTCATCGCTGAACTGCAGCATATTACTTACAAGAGCTGGCTGCCTGCTTTGACTG GAAAGGCGTTCGATGAGCTGTATGAGAGCTACGATACCGGTTACAATTCAGAAATTGACCCTACCATCACCAACTCCTTCGCCACTGCTGGGTTCCACTTCGTAAACAGTCTTCTGGACAAGGACATCGAGCTGGTTGATGGCAACAACAGGGTCACGCCACACCGTCTCATGAACAACTATTACAAGCCAGAGCTGGTTTCGCAGAAGGGAAGTTTAGAGAAGATCTTAAGAGGAATGATCAGCCAGAAGAGCCAGGGATTGGACTTCaactatgatgatgat CTCCGTAACCAATGGCTGGGAGGTCTCGATGTGCTAGCAGTGGATGTCCAGCGAGGTCGCGATCACGGCTTGCCTGGATACACACAGTACCGTGCTCTCTGTGGCCTGCCTGCTGTTACCAGCTTCCAGCAGCTGGCTGATGTCGTGCCTGAAGAG ACTATCGATAAACTATCGAAACTGTACGAGCAGCCCGGTGACATCGACTTGGTGATTGGTATGATGGCGGAGAGTCCCGTCCCTGGATCATTGCTGGGACCTACTGCTATTTGCATTATGA GAGAACAGCTATGGCGCACAAAGGCCGGTGACAGATACTTCTACAGCCACCAGGACGAATCTGGCAAGTTCACGAAGAGGCAACTTGCTGAAATCAAACGTGCCTCTCTTGCAAGACTCATTTGTGACAACACGCCTCTTGACAGAATACAAAAGGATGCTTTCCAGCCAGTTTCTGTCAG CAATCCTGTTGTACCTTGCGAAGAAATCAAGAAGGTCAATCTGGAAGCCTGGCAGGCTGCAGCAGAACAGCCGGATATTCTCACCCGGACTAACAACTGGCTCAAAAATAAAGTTGGCAGCTCGGGAAACTCCACCAAGTAG
- the LOC124634295 gene encoding peroxidase-like isoform X2: protein MFIVKIRHRILEEMMKMVLLGVVLWAGVTFGSHVAPYPLNLILSTDIVHPPPMYDFPFPSAEMLKRLPPVTTLHTNRSIRISKLEVSMLQRLELNLQSAGILPSTGSVAQGLAIDGSVSENAMRYEKSSLTITKASQNLVYTRCRRYGLPNDECASFISTLNLRESEFGGECAALERFTCRTNKMSSKYRTFDGSCNNPVRSSWGQALTGYKRLLHPRYADGIEEPRRALSQKALPSARMVSTKLTDNLDVPNSDKTMALAIWSQFIYHDLVHTPVRKTIHTNQAIRCCGNDGFPLTPRYIHPSCMPISVPHDDPFYKSKYVTCMEYTRSVTTYRGDCTFGAAEQMNQATHFLDGSNIYGTDSWEAAALRERTGGLLKTSTIEEEEHLPLASNPTEKCLVESGSETCFNAGDARANTHPWLASMYSIWVREHNRIARGLATLNPGWNSDRLYHEARRIVIAELQHITYKSWLPALTGKAFDELYESYDTGYNSEIDPTITNSFATAGFHFVNSLLDKDIELVDGNNRVTPHRLMNNYYKPELVSQKGSLEKILRGMISQKSQGLDFNYDDDLRNQWLGGLDVLAVDVQRGRDHGLPGYTQYRALCGLPAVTSFQQLADVVPEETIDKLSKLYEQPGDIDLVIGMMAESPVPGSLLGPTAICIMREQLWRTKAGDRYFYSHQDESGKFTKRQLAEIKRASLARLICDNTPLDRIQKDAFQPVSVSNPVVPCEEIKKVNLEAWQAAAEQPDILTRTNNWLKNKVGSSGNSTK, encoded by the exons ATGTTCATAGTTAAAATACGTCATCG TATATTGGAAGAAATGATGAAGATGGTGTTGCTTGGTGTGGTGCTCTGGGCGGGAGTCACCTTTGGGAGTCATGTTGCTCCGTACCCCCTAAATCTTATATTATCAACTG ATATAGTTCATCCACCGCCAATGTATGATTTTCCATTTCCAAGCGCTGAAATGCTGAAGAGGTTACCACCTGTCACTACATTACATACGAACAGGTCGATAAGGATTAGCAAGCTGGAAGTATCGATGTTACAAAGATTAGAACTAAACTTGCAGTCGGCTGGTATCTTGCCCAGCACTGGCTCCGTTGCTCAAGGACTAGCGATCGACGGTTCCGTGTCAGAGAATGCTATGCGCTATGAGAAGTCTTCGTTGACCATTACGAAAGCGTCTCAGAATCTAGTCTACACAAGATGCCGAAG ATATGGTTTGCCTAATGATGAGTGTGCGAGTTTCATCAGTACGTTGAATTTGCGTGAGAGTGAGTTTGGTGGGGAGTGTGCTGCTCTTGAACGGTTCACATGTCGTACGAATAAGATGTCCTCGAAGTATCGTACGTTTGATGGCTCCTGCAACAACCCCGTAAGGTCTTCCTGGGGTCAGGCACTTACTGGATACAAACGTCTGCTGCACCCTAGATATGCTGACGGTATTGAAGAG CCGCGCCGTGCTCTAAGCCAGAAGGCTTTGCCTTCAGCTCGCATGGTCAGCACAAAGCTTACTGATAATCTGGACGTACCAAACAGCGACAAAACCATGGCTCTGGCTATCTGGAGTCAATTCATCTATCATGACCTGGTACACACTCCAGTCCGCAAAACAA TTCACACGAACCAAGCCATTCGATGCTGTGGGAACGACGGCTTCCCCTTGACTCCGAGGTACATCCACCCGAGCTGCATGCCTATCTCGGTGCCTCACGATGATCCATTCTACAAGTCGAAGTATGTCACCTGTATGGAATACACCCGGTCTGTCACCACGTATAGAGGAGACTGTACTTTTGGAGCTGCTGAACAG ATGAACCAAGCAACTCACTTCTTGGACGGCTCCAACATCTACGGTACGGATAGCTGGGAAGCTGCAGCCTTACGCGAGAGGACTGGTGGACTTCTGAAGACCTCTACCATTGAAGAGGAAGAACATCTGCCCCTGGCTTCCAATCCTACTGAGAAGTGCCTTGTGGAAAGCGGCTCCGAGACTTGCTTTAATGCTG gTGACGCTCGTGCCAACACACATCCTTGGCTGGCTAGTATGTACTCCATCTGGGTGAGGGAACACAACCGCATCGCCCGTGGCTTGGCCACTCTCAACCCTGGCTGGAATTCCGACCGGCTGTACCACGAGGCTAGGCGAATTGTCATCGCTGAACTGCAGCATATTACTTACAAGAGCTGGCTGCCTGCTTTGACTG GAAAGGCGTTCGATGAGCTGTATGAGAGCTACGATACCGGTTACAATTCAGAAATTGACCCTACCATCACCAACTCCTTCGCCACTGCTGGGTTCCACTTCGTAAACAGTCTTCTGGACAAGGACATCGAGCTGGTTGATGGCAACAACAGGGTCACGCCACACCGTCTCATGAACAACTATTACAAGCCAGAGCTGGTTTCGCAGAAGGGAAGTTTAGAGAAGATCTTAAGAGGAATGATCAGCCAGAAGAGCCAGGGATTGGACTTCaactatgatgatgat CTCCGTAACCAATGGCTGGGAGGTCTCGATGTGCTAGCAGTGGATGTCCAGCGAGGTCGCGATCACGGCTTGCCTGGATACACACAGTACCGTGCTCTCTGTGGCCTGCCTGCTGTTACCAGCTTCCAGCAGCTGGCTGATGTCGTGCCTGAAGAG ACTATCGATAAACTATCGAAACTGTACGAGCAGCCCGGTGACATCGACTTGGTGATTGGTATGATGGCGGAGAGTCCCGTCCCTGGATCATTGCTGGGACCTACTGCTATTTGCATTATGA GAGAACAGCTATGGCGCACAAAGGCCGGTGACAGATACTTCTACAGCCACCAGGACGAATCTGGCAAGTTCACGAAGAGGCAACTTGCTGAAATCAAACGTGCCTCTCTTGCAAGACTCATTTGTGACAACACGCCTCTTGACAGAATACAAAAGGATGCTTTCCAGCCAGTTTCTGTCAG CAATCCTGTTGTACCTTGCGAAGAAATCAAGAAGGTCAATCTGGAAGCCTGGCAGGCTGCAGCAGAACAGCCGGATATTCTCACCCGGACTAACAACTGGCTCAAAAATAAAGTTGGCAGCTCGGGAAACTCCACCAAGTAG
- the LOC124634295 gene encoding peroxidase-like isoform X3, with product MLKRLPPVTTLHTNRSIRISKLEVSMLQRLELNLQSAGILPSTGSVAQGLAIDGSVSENAMRYEKSSLTITKASQNLVYTRCRRYGLPNDECASFISTLNLRESEFGGECAALERFTCRTNKMSSKYRTFDGSCNNPVRSSWGQALTGYKRLLHPRYADGIEEPRRALSQKALPSARMVSTKLTDNLDVPNSDKTMALAIWSQFIYHDLVHTPVRKTIHTNQAIRCCGNDGFPLTPRYIHPSCMPISVPHDDPFYKSKYVTCMEYTRSVTTYRGDCTFGAAEQMNQATHFLDGSNIYGTDSWEAAALRERTGGLLKTSTIEEEEHLPLASNPTEKCLVESGSETCFNAGDARANTHPWLASMYSIWVREHNRIARGLATLNPGWNSDRLYHEARRIVIAELQHITYKSWLPALTGKAFDELYESYDTGYNSEIDPTITNSFATAGFHFVNSLLDKDIELVDGNNRVTPHRLMNNYYKPELVSQKGSLEKILRGMISQKSQGLDFNYDDDLRNQWLGGLDVLAVDVQRGRDHGLPGYTQYRALCGLPAVTSFQQLADVVPEETIDKLSKLYEQPGDIDLVIGMMAESPVPGSLLGPTAICIMREQLWRTKAGDRYFYSHQDESGKFTKRQLAEIKRASLARLICDNTPLDRIQKDAFQPVSVSNPVVPCEEIKKVNLEAWQAAAEQPDILTRTNNWLKNKVGSSGNSTK from the exons ATGCTGAAGAGGTTACCACCTGTCACTACATTACATACGAACAGGTCGATAAGGATTAGCAAGCTGGAAGTATCGATGTTACAAAGATTAGAACTAAACTTGCAGTCGGCTGGTATCTTGCCCAGCACTGGCTCCGTTGCTCAAGGACTAGCGATCGACGGTTCCGTGTCAGAGAATGCTATGCGCTATGAGAAGTCTTCGTTGACCATTACGAAAGCGTCTCAGAATCTAGTCTACACAAGATGCCGAAG ATATGGTTTGCCTAATGATGAGTGTGCGAGTTTCATCAGTACGTTGAATTTGCGTGAGAGTGAGTTTGGTGGGGAGTGTGCTGCTCTTGAACGGTTCACATGTCGTACGAATAAGATGTCCTCGAAGTATCGTACGTTTGATGGCTCCTGCAACAACCCCGTAAGGTCTTCCTGGGGTCAGGCACTTACTGGATACAAACGTCTGCTGCACCCTAGATATGCTGACGGTATTGAAGAG CCGCGCCGTGCTCTAAGCCAGAAGGCTTTGCCTTCAGCTCGCATGGTCAGCACAAAGCTTACTGATAATCTGGACGTACCAAACAGCGACAAAACCATGGCTCTGGCTATCTGGAGTCAATTCATCTATCATGACCTGGTACACACTCCAGTCCGCAAAACAA TTCACACGAACCAAGCCATTCGATGCTGTGGGAACGACGGCTTCCCCTTGACTCCGAGGTACATCCACCCGAGCTGCATGCCTATCTCGGTGCCTCACGATGATCCATTCTACAAGTCGAAGTATGTCACCTGTATGGAATACACCCGGTCTGTCACCACGTATAGAGGAGACTGTACTTTTGGAGCTGCTGAACAG ATGAACCAAGCAACTCACTTCTTGGACGGCTCCAACATCTACGGTACGGATAGCTGGGAAGCTGCAGCCTTACGCGAGAGGACTGGTGGACTTCTGAAGACCTCTACCATTGAAGAGGAAGAACATCTGCCCCTGGCTTCCAATCCTACTGAGAAGTGCCTTGTGGAAAGCGGCTCCGAGACTTGCTTTAATGCTG gTGACGCTCGTGCCAACACACATCCTTGGCTGGCTAGTATGTACTCCATCTGGGTGAGGGAACACAACCGCATCGCCCGTGGCTTGGCCACTCTCAACCCTGGCTGGAATTCCGACCGGCTGTACCACGAGGCTAGGCGAATTGTCATCGCTGAACTGCAGCATATTACTTACAAGAGCTGGCTGCCTGCTTTGACTG GAAAGGCGTTCGATGAGCTGTATGAGAGCTACGATACCGGTTACAATTCAGAAATTGACCCTACCATCACCAACTCCTTCGCCACTGCTGGGTTCCACTTCGTAAACAGTCTTCTGGACAAGGACATCGAGCTGGTTGATGGCAACAACAGGGTCACGCCACACCGTCTCATGAACAACTATTACAAGCCAGAGCTGGTTTCGCAGAAGGGAAGTTTAGAGAAGATCTTAAGAGGAATGATCAGCCAGAAGAGCCAGGGATTGGACTTCaactatgatgatgat CTCCGTAACCAATGGCTGGGAGGTCTCGATGTGCTAGCAGTGGATGTCCAGCGAGGTCGCGATCACGGCTTGCCTGGATACACACAGTACCGTGCTCTCTGTGGCCTGCCTGCTGTTACCAGCTTCCAGCAGCTGGCTGATGTCGTGCCTGAAGAG ACTATCGATAAACTATCGAAACTGTACGAGCAGCCCGGTGACATCGACTTGGTGATTGGTATGATGGCGGAGAGTCCCGTCCCTGGATCATTGCTGGGACCTACTGCTATTTGCATTATGA GAGAACAGCTATGGCGCACAAAGGCCGGTGACAGATACTTCTACAGCCACCAGGACGAATCTGGCAAGTTCACGAAGAGGCAACTTGCTGAAATCAAACGTGCCTCTCTTGCAAGACTCATTTGTGACAACACGCCTCTTGACAGAATACAAAAGGATGCTTTCCAGCCAGTTTCTGTCAG CAATCCTGTTGTACCTTGCGAAGAAATCAAGAAGGTCAATCTGGAAGCCTGGCAGGCTGCAGCAGAACAGCCGGATATTCTCACCCGGACTAACAACTGGCTCAAAAATAAAGTTGGCAGCTCGGGAAACTCCACCAAGTAG